ATAAAGTTTTCCTCATCGTTTAAGAAGTCGTAAAAAATCATCAAAGTTATATCCCTCAACTAAAGTTGGTAGGCTTTTCTTATCGAACAGGTTGTTGACTATctgttaaaatcattattatacATGTGTATACCCAAATCCAGGATTGAGAGACATCCTTCagtaatataaaactaaattgatGATCTCCTTCTTATGCAACTATCAAAATCAGTTAATTGTCATCAGCCTATTCTCAAAGAATAGGCTGATGTTCACCTCAAAGAAAAATTGGCAAGAATTAGCGATAACCTTCACTTTGAttccaaaaaatggcaaatgtctgactttttttcctttataacTTACGACGATGTGTTCTTAATTCGTATTACAAAAAATCCCTTTTCaattccatttatttttttgttttattgatttttattgagAACAAAAGTAAATTCCATTTGCATATGTTATTAAGAGTAACACTTTTACTCCTTTAAGACACTTTAACATTCACTCACAAAACTACACACATACACCTTCCACGAAACAAGCTTTCCATAAACGtcaataaataagttttaatatataCAACATTTCtgaataaataacttttttggtCACAttcaatttatgatttttatcaaGCACAATTGTGAACCTACATCgtcaataaataaaacattttcgaatATATAACTTTTTCGTTTTCGTCCACTccatttttacttaatttccaTAATGCAATTGGGTAATTTTGCCTTTAAATTCTGCTCAACCTTTTTCAAATCCTTGACATAACGCATTTCAAATATCTTTAACAATTCCAAATTTGTCAATTCTCCAATAACCATAAGACCCTCATCACTAATGTTATCACAAGCCGACACCTGCAATACCTTTAGAGTTTCCTTTAAATGCAATAATCCCTGTAAACCATCCGATTCCAAATGTTTACATTCATGCAATATAACGGTGTCAATATGATTACAGCCCTTAAAATGTTCCAAACCAATTTTCATGATCGAAGAGCCGCTAGCATCGACTACTTTGATTTTGAAACGATTATTTTCCGGTGGCAGTGTATTGTAATTTTGATGCGGTCTGCTGGGTAACTCCACTGTGCGTACAGCACCACCATTTTTGATAAGCCACTCGGCGCACAGACGATCAGGTCCTACCTGTAGCAAACGATCGGTATCAACCCGGTTAAATGCAATGGCTACATAACCCCATAGAGATTTTCTAGCTGCTTCAGAAGTTGCGTTTATTTTCAGTCCATTTGTGGTAAAATTGTGTAGTATTTTACTGCCAAAATGATTGATTTGACGCAAAATagtcatattttatataatttatatgtatgtacttcgatattattccaaaattcgcgtttaaataaatcaaatagtAGAGAATTTCACAATGATTTGCTATTGTTGAATGATGAACAATGCagatgaaaaaataacaataataatacacaCAAACGCCGgcattttacaacaataacattaaaaataaacaataaaacacaAGGCGAGTTTACATAAGGTAGTGTTTGTTGTTCAATCAgctgttaattttattaaatataaaaatttccgttaaaacTGAGAAATACTTCGTtagaattttgaattatttaggTAA
The window above is part of the Lucilia cuprina isolate Lc7/37 chromosome 6, ASM2204524v1, whole genome shotgun sequence genome. Proteins encoded here:
- the LOC111688344 gene encoding ATP synthase subunit s, mitochondrial; translated protein: MTILRQINHFGSKILHNFTTNGLKINATSEAARKSLWGYVAIAFNRVDTDRLLQVGPDRLCAEWLIKNGGAVRTVELPSRPHQNYNTLPPENNRFKIKVVDASGSSIMKIGLEHFKGCNHIDTVILHECKHLESDGLQGLLHLKETLKVLQVSACDNISDEGLMVIGELTNLELLKIFEMRYVKDLKKVEQNLKAKLPNCIMEIK